Proteins encoded within one genomic window of Desulfocurvibacter africanus subsp. africanus DSM 2603:
- a CDS encoding FeoA family protein yields MTRCLRELSAGQRAVIHSIQASGELGRRIRDMGLVPGATLGIVGRAPLRDPVAIRLKDFTLTLRNNEADHIMVKTEEIANG; encoded by the coding sequence ATGACACGTTGTCTGCGCGAATTGTCCGCCGGCCAGCGGGCAGTCATCCATTCAATCCAGGCTAGCGGCGAACTGGGCCGGCGCATCCGCGACATGGGCCTTGTGCCCGGCGCGACGCTTGGAATCGTGGGCCGCGCCCCCTTGCGCGATCCCGTGGCCATCCGGCTCAAGGATTTCACCCTTACCCTGCGCAACAACGAAGCCGATCACATCATGGTCAAGACCGAGGAGATCGCCAATGGCTGA
- a CDS encoding DUF2325 domain-containing protein — translation MCAALIGGMSRLKREYAEAAKALGVTLKVFDGNESYIADRIGQTECLILFTGKLSHKARSEAMRHAVRNGIPVRQCHSSGISSLRQCLNDITNNR, via the coding sequence ATGTGCGCAGCGCTTATCGGCGGCATGAGCCGTCTGAAGAGAGAATACGCCGAGGCGGCCAAGGCCCTGGGAGTCACACTCAAGGTCTTCGACGGCAACGAGAGCTACATCGCGGATCGCATAGGCCAAACCGAGTGCCTGATCCTGTTCACGGGCAAGCTCTCGCACAAGGCGCGTTCCGAGGCCATGCGCCATGCGGTCAGAAACGGCATCCCCGTCCGGCAATGCCACTCGAGCGGCATCTCCTCGCTCCGGCAATGCCTGAACGACATAACGAACAATCGCTAA
- a CDS encoding LysE family translocator has protein sequence MFDLTTLAVFAAASLTISLMPGPAMLYIIARSASQGRLAGLVSVLGLGVGGLAHVIAAGLGLSALLMSSALAFSVLKYLGAAYLIWLGLRTLLARPKAEEPCRMRAEPLGRIFFQGCLVELLNPKTALFYLAFLPQFTDPARGSVAAQAILLGLVFVVLAVLADGAYALTAATAGRLLAGKRHVVTGGRWIAGGVYLGLGALTAVSGSGKE, from the coding sequence ATGTTCGACTTGACAACCTTGGCCGTGTTCGCCGCGGCCTCGCTGACCATCAGCCTGATGCCCGGCCCCGCCATGTTATACATCATTGCCCGCAGCGCAAGCCAGGGGCGGCTCGCCGGACTGGTTTCGGTGCTGGGCTTGGGTGTGGGCGGTCTGGCGCATGTGATCGCCGCCGGTTTGGGCCTGTCGGCCCTGCTCATGTCCTCGGCTTTGGCTTTCAGCGTGCTGAAATACCTTGGCGCGGCATACCTGATCTGGTTGGGACTGCGTACGCTGCTTGCTCGCCCCAAGGCCGAGGAACCCTGTCGTATGCGCGCCGAGCCCTTGGGCCGCATCTTTTTCCAGGGGTGCCTGGTTGAGCTGCTCAACCCAAAAACCGCCCTGTTCTATCTGGCTTTCCTGCCCCAGTTTACAGACCCGGCACGTGGTTCCGTGGCTGCGCAGGCCATTCTGCTCGGGCTTGTCTTCGTGGTCCTGGCCGTGCTCGCAGATGGCGCGTACGCGCTCACGGCGGCCACGGCCGGCCGACTGCTGGCCGGCAAGCGGCATGTCGTCACGGGCGGGCGCTGGATTGCCGGCGGCGTCTACCTGGGTCTGGGCGCGCTGACAGCCGTCTCGGGTTCGGGCAAGGAATAA